A window of Nitrospirota bacterium genomic DNA:
CGGGGTTCACCGTGCCGTCCTCGCGGACCATGGTCGGGGTGCCGCGGAACTCGAGGGAATCGGCAAGGGCGATGTTCTTCTCCATCTGCACCTTCGCCGTCGAGCAGGCGGGTGCGGGCACGGGCTTGCCGGACAGGGCGTCATCGAGCAGGGAGAGCGAGCGCTCGCACAAAATGGCCTCGACCTTCCGCGGAGCCTCGGGGTGCATCGGCAGCGGCCGGAGAAAGATATAGAAGGCGATGTCCTTCCGCTTTTCCAGCACCTTCTTGATCTCTTCGTGCAGTTTCCGGCAGTAGGGGCAGTCGGGGTCCGTGAAAACGGCCACCTTCTTCTTCGCGGTCTTCGGCCCCATGACAAGGGCGTCCTTCAAGGGCAGCTTCGAGAAGTCGATCTTGCGGCGGGGCGCCTCCTTACCGATGCTGTCCACGGGAATGATCTGCTGCACGACGATCAGGTTCTTTTTCGAATAGTCCAGAAAAATCGGGCCGCGCTTGCCTTCTCCAGCATCGACGTCAACCTGCCAGAGCCCCTTGACAATCGCCTGCTTGACATCGACCACGCTGAGCGCCGGGTTCAGCTTCTTGACGATCGCCTCGGCATCCTTCTTCTCCAGCTTGTGGCATTCCTTGCAGTCGCCGTTGCAGCCGGGATGATCCGATGAGAAGGCGCCCAGGGTGGCGGGCAACAGGCTCACCAGTCCCCCCAGGATCAAAACGATAAGGATGGTTCTCTTCATGTTCATCTGCTCCTCGCGGTAGTGCACCGCTTACTTTAGTCCCAGCACGTCCATCATGTCGTACAGGCCGGGCTTTTTCCCCACGACCCATTTCGCCGCCCGGACGGCCCCTGCCGCGAAGGTATCGCGGCTGTGCGCCCGGTGGGTGATCTCGATCCGCTCCCCCTTGCCCGCGAACAGCACCGTGTGCTCGCCGACGATGTCCCCCCCGCGGAGCGTCTGGATGCCGATCTCCTTTTTCGTCCGTTCGCCGATCATGCCCTTGCGCGCGTAGACGCCGACCTCGTCGAGGTTCCGGTTCACGGCCTGGGCGATGACCTGGGCCATTTTCATGGCCGTCCCCGACGGGGCGTCCTTCTTCATGCGGTGGTGGGCCTCGACGATCTCCATGTCGTAATCGTCGCCGATGGTCTTCGCGATCTCAGCAAGCACCTTGAAGCAGAGGTTCACGCCGATGCTCATGTTGGGCGACAGCACGCAGGGGACCTTCTGCACGTAGGCATGCACCTCGGCAAGGTGCTCCTTCGTGAACCCCGTGGACCCGATGACGGCCGCCCTGCCCTGCTCTGCGCAGGTCTTGAGGTGCAGGAGGCTCGCCTCTGGCGACGTGAAATCGATCAGCACGTCGCCCGCCCTGAGCGCTGCCGCGAGATCGTCGGTGATCTT
This region includes:
- a CDS encoding DsbC family protein, translating into MKRTILIVLILGGLVSLLPATLGAFSSDHPGCNGDCKECHKLEKKDAEAIVKKLNPALSVVDVKQAIVKGLWQVDVDAGEGKRGPIFLDYSKKNLIVVQQIIPVDSIGKEAPRRKIDFSKLPLKDALVMGPKTAKKKVAVFTDPDCPYCRKLHEEIKKVLEKRKDIAFYIFLRPLPMHPEAPRKVEAILCERSLSLLDDALSGKPVPAPACSTAKVQMEKNIALADSLEFRGTPTMVREDGTVNPGFLAAEPLEAWIDGK
- the dapB gene encoding 4-hydroxy-tetrahydrodipicolinate reductase, with product MIKAVVTGVAGRMGSRIVNVLSTSEGIMLGGALERKGQPLIGQDAGGPAGIPATGVKITDDLAAALRAGDVLIDFTSPEASLLHLKTCAEQGRAAVIGSTGFTKEHLAEVHAYVQKVPCVLSPNMSIGVNLCFKVLAEIAKTIGDDYDMEIVEAHHRMKKDAPSGTAMKMAQVIAQAVNRNLDEVGVYARKGMIGERTKKEIGIQTLRGGDIVGEHTVLFAGKGERIEITHRAHSRDTFAAGAVRAAKWVVGKKPGLYDMMDVLGLK